The Lutibacter sp. Hel_I_33_5 genome has a window encoding:
- a CDS encoding START-like domain-containing protein, which translates to MSKLKYELEFPIHASPAMLYQYFATASGLQEWFADKVNTRGKIITFIWDDSEEEATIVTKKSNERIQFKWLESEDDESYFEFRIQVDPITKDVSLMVTDFSDDEEEMEEAKRLWENQIDELKHTIGA; encoded by the coding sequence ATGAGTAAATTAAAGTACGAATTAGAATTTCCTATTCATGCTTCCCCAGCAATGTTATACCAATATTTTGCTACTGCATCCGGATTACAAGAGTGGTTTGCCGACAAAGTAAATACACGTGGAAAAATAATTACATTTATTTGGGATGATTCTGAAGAAGAAGCAACCATAGTCACTAAAAAATCTAACGAGCGAATTCAGTTTAAATGGTTAGAGAGTGAAGATGACGAAAGTTATTTTGAATTTAGAATTCAGGTTGATCCAATAACTAAAGATGTTTCTTTAATGGTAACCGATTTTTCTGATGATGAAGAAGAAATGGAAGAAGCAAAACGACTATGGGAAAACCAAATAGATGAATTGAAGCATACTATAGGAGCTTAA
- a CDS encoding Calx-beta domain-containing protein, with the protein MNRNTSLCILLLCLFFSNFSFSQIASAQTINYDTADNTNLGTVANDGEGGSTAITGVQIDIIAIDASGNTTGVDLIYNVTDVGFGAKIEEGISIGNDPATATWRGISIKTNDGSEFDFNGFESWEFAGVVTTLNVRGYKNGVATGTGATAITTGNVARKEHPASDFPDADFGDVDEVRIIAATDYHGTFDVFLFGAVAGAGGGGGGGGGGSPTVQFTNTSSSRTENNTDGLGITLELSVPFVSTVTVDYSVSGTATGGGVDHNLANGTATFDAFDTSTTTFAFSIVDDAIFETNETVVVTLSNPVNVTLGTNTIHTHTINDNDTAALTIADVSGNENDGNITVTATLDNAVQGGFTVDVNTADGTATIAGSDYTAVTSQTLTFAGTAGETQTFTITPTADTTVETDEALTVSMNNLAATTLAVTITDTATVTINNDDSSNNAPTITGTTTDTVNEDTTLNLNDDIQVSDANAGDTQTVTIISTNGTVSLGTTGITFGGGGNGSANFTAAGSLTNINTALIAATFSPTANFNGAGSVQIVSNDGTTNSNTLNIAVTVNSVNDVPSFTKGIDYPVNENSGAHTFNGWATSLSKGTSDENGQTLSFNVSNNNNGLFSVQPAIDATGKLTFTTATNQFGVATVTVSISDDGGTANGGVDTSANQTFTITVAEVIALSIADVSGNEDDGNITVTVTLDSAVTGGFTVDVNTADGTATIADSDYTAVTSQTLTFAGTAGETQTFTIAPTADTTVEPNETLTVSMNNFAGSSTYVEAFDTATVTITNDDTATVTIADVSGNENDGNITVTATLDKAVPGGFTVDVNSVDGTATIADNDYTAVTSQTLTFAGTAGETQTFTITPTADTTVEPDETITINQNNLTGTTLGVVITDTATVTITNDDSLPGMTFSLIGSATEVASSAIANISISKVSLLTITVDYTVTGTASAGTDYTLENGTITFNPGENNKAIVISNIVDDAILEEDETVIITLSNAVNANLSGNNEFTYTIIDNDSAAITIADVSGNENDGNITLTATLDNAVQGGFSVDVNTADGTATIVDNDYTAVASETLTFAGTAGETQTFTITPTADTTVEPDETITINQNNLTGTTLGVVITDTATVTITNDDNSPAVIGGVSTGLVTEDSGLTINKALTITDVDTGEDSFKTTPKVNAIYGTFTIDAKGNWSYNLDDTNTTIDALNTGDTKEDKITVESLDGTQQIITITINGIDDITIPIVFAGNVSDIITTSAKLKGIIISNGGSPIIERGFIYYKTSDSSNPIRKTSNATSNPFEETIDNLDPHTAYTFKVFAKNVKGTTESAVETFTTLNTPPAFTSTPILKVSPGETYTYPITTEDADGDAVEVTSQPLPSWLTLSGNGIKGDVTTLAGSTRDFADANGTSAKFSGPNGVVIDAAGTIYVADTSNHRIRKISPSGEVTTLAGSSRGFADGTGTSAQFDTPREVAIDPAGTIYVADAGNHRIRKISPSGEVTTLAGSSLGFADGNGATAKFYSPYGVAVDAAGTVYVADRNNYRIRKISPSGEVTTLAGSTKGFADGNGTSAQFYLPRSVAVDAAGTIYVADTENHRIRKISPSGEVTTFAGSTRGFADANGTSAQFRYPYGVAVDAAGTIYVADNENHRIRKISPSGEVTTLAGSTQGFADANGASAQFRFPIGVAVDAAGTIYVADTNNHRIRKISGGTVLTGTAPNEIGTHTIILTANDDNGGVTKQEFTIKVNTPPAFTSTPILKVSPGETYSYPITTEDLDGDDVTVTATTKPEWLTIIGSSVAGEVTTLAGSSLGFAEGNGATAKFYNPLGVVVDAAGTVYVADTNNHRIRKISPSGEVTTLAGSTSGFADGNGASAQFNFPRGVAIDAAGTIYVADEFNHRIRKISPSGEVTTLAGSTAGFADGNGASAQFNSPYGVAVDAAGTVYVADTNNHRIRKISPSGEVTTLAGSTSGFADGNGASAQFNFPLGVAVNAAGTIYVADEFNHRIRKISPSGEVTTLAGSTSGFADGNGASAQFYSPRGVAIDAVGTLYVADTFNQRIRKISPSGEVTTLAGSTKGFADGNGTSAQFNDPRGVAIDAAGTIYVADTRNERIRKISGGATILKGTAPNEAGTHTLVLTADDDKGGVTKQEFTIMVEENTTSVLDHTNTKIKLYPNPVITSINISARETIQKVFIYNVLGKEIKRFIIKSMSKKIDISDLNPGMYLIKYVVDGKIGVSRFVKQ; encoded by the coding sequence ATGAACAGAAATACTTCTCTCTGTATTTTATTGCTATGTTTATTTTTTTCAAATTTTTCATTTTCACAAATCGCTAGTGCTCAAACTATAAATTATGACACAGCAGATAATACCAATCTAGGTACTGTAGCCAATGATGGTGAAGGAGGGTCAACAGCGATCACAGGTGTACAAATAGATATTATTGCTATAGACGCATCGGGTAATACTACTGGAGTTGATCTAATCTATAATGTTACTGATGTTGGTTTTGGAGCTAAAATAGAAGAAGGAATATCTATCGGAAATGATCCTGCAACTGCTACTTGGAGAGGAATCTCCATTAAAACAAACGATGGAAGTGAATTCGATTTTAACGGATTTGAATCTTGGGAATTTGCAGGCGTTGTAACTACTTTAAATGTGCGAGGTTATAAAAACGGTGTAGCAACTGGTACAGGTGCTACTGCTATAACTACAGGAAATGTAGCTAGAAAAGAACATCCTGCTTCCGATTTTCCAGATGCTGATTTTGGAGATGTAGATGAAGTAAGAATTATAGCTGCTACAGATTACCATGGTACTTTTGATGTGTTTCTTTTTGGAGCTGTTGCTGGTGCCGGTGGCGGTGGCGGTGGAGGCGGAGGAGGCTCCCCAACCGTGCAATTTACAAATACAAGTTCTTCTAGAACTGAAAATAATACAGATGGTTTGGGCATAACCTTAGAGTTATCTGTGCCTTTTGTTTCAACAGTTACTGTAGACTATTCAGTATCTGGAACTGCAACTGGAGGAGGTGTAGATCATAATTTAGCAAATGGGACGGCTACTTTTGATGCTTTTGATACAAGTACTACCACTTTTGCATTCTCAATTGTAGATGATGCAATTTTTGAAACTAACGAAACAGTTGTCGTTACCTTATCTAATCCTGTAAATGTAACTTTAGGAACTAATACGATTCATACACATACAATAAACGATAATGATACTGCAGCCCTAACCATTGCAGATGTAAGTGGTAATGAAAATGATGGGAATATCACAGTAACGGCTACTTTAGACAATGCCGTGCAAGGTGGTTTTACAGTAGATGTAAATACAGCAGACGGTACTGCAACCATAGCTGGAAGTGATTATACAGCAGTAACAAGTCAAACGTTAACTTTTGCAGGAACCGCAGGAGAAACACAAACATTTACAATTACACCTACAGCCGATACAACAGTTGAAACTGATGAGGCATTAACAGTGTCTATGAATAATTTAGCGGCCACAACTTTAGCTGTTACCATTACAGATACTGCTACAGTTACAATTAATAATGATGATAGTAGTAATAATGCTCCAACAATTACAGGTACCACTACAGATACAGTAAATGAAGACACTACTTTAAATTTAAATGATGATATTCAAGTATCAGATGCAAATGCAGGTGATACACAAACGGTAACTATTATTTCAACAAACGGTACAGTTTCTTTAGGCACTACAGGAATTACTTTTGGTGGTGGAGGTAATGGAAGCGCAAATTTTACCGCAGCTGGTAGCCTTACAAATATTAATACGGCATTAATAGCTGCAACTTTTTCACCCACAGCCAATTTTAATGGAGCTGGTAGCGTACAAATTGTTTCTAACGATGGAACTACGAATTCTAATACGTTAAATATTGCTGTTACAGTAAATTCAGTAAATGACGTACCAAGTTTTACCAAAGGTATAGACTATCCTGTTAACGAAAATTCAGGCGCGCATACATTTAACGGATGGGCAACCAGTTTAAGTAAAGGTACTTCTGATGAAAACGGACAAACACTTTCTTTTAATGTAAGTAACAACAATAACGGTTTGTTTAGTGTACAACCTGCCATTGATGCAACTGGTAAGTTAACTTTTACTACAGCAACTAATCAATTTGGTGTGGCAACAGTAACTGTAAGTATTTCTGATGATGGCGGAACTGCAAATGGAGGTGTAGATACATCAGCAAATCAAACATTTACGATTACAGTTGCAGAAGTAATTGCTTTAAGTATTGCAGATGTTAGCGGAAATGAAGATGATGGAAATATCACTGTAACCGTAACTTTAGATAGTGCTGTAACAGGAGGTTTTACAGTAGATGTAAATACAGCAGATGGCACAGCAACCATAGCAGATTCAGATTATACGGCAGTAACAAGTCAAACCTTAACTTTTGCAGGAACAGCAGGGGAAACACAAACTTTTACTATTGCCCCAACTGCAGATACTACAGTAGAACCTAACGAAACATTAACAGTTTCTATGAATAATTTTGCAGGATCAAGTACGTATGTAGAGGCTTTTGATACAGCAACAGTTACCATAACCAATGATGATACAGCAACAGTTACTATTGCAGATGTTAGTGGTAATGAAAATGATGGGAATATAACTGTAACAGCAACCTTAGACAAAGCCGTACCAGGAGGATTTACTGTAGATGTAAATTCTGTAGACGGAACAGCAACTATAGCTGATAACGATTATACAGCAGTAACAAGTCAAACGTTAACTTTTGCAGGAACGGCCGGAGAAACACAAACATTTACAATTACACCAACAGCAGATACAACAGTAGAACCAGATGAAACTATCACGATAAATCAAAACAATTTAACGGGTACAACTTTAGGAGTTGTAATTACAGATACTGCTACAGTTACTATTACTAATGATGATAGTCTACCAGGTATGACTTTTTCATTAATTGGTTCTGCAACTGAAGTAGCAAGTTCGGCAATAGCTAATATTTCTATTTCTAAAGTGAGCCTTCTAACCATAACCGTAGATTATACAGTTACTGGTACTGCAAGTGCTGGAACTGATTATACTTTAGAAAACGGAACAATAACATTCAATCCTGGTGAAAATAATAAAGCCATTGTCATTAGTAATATTGTTGACGATGCAATTTTAGAAGAAGATGAAACTGTAATTATCACATTGTCTAATGCAGTAAATGCAAATTTATCGGGTAATAATGAGTTTACATACACAATAATAGACAACGATTCTGCAGCTATTACAATAGCAGATGTCAGTGGAAACGAAAATGATGGAAACATCACCCTAACCGCAACATTAGACAATGCCGTGCAAGGTGGTTTTTCTGTTGATGTAAATACAGCAGACGGAACAGCAACTATAGTTGATAACGATTATACAGCAGTAGCAAGCGAAACGTTAACTTTTGCAGGAACGGCTGGAGAAACACAAACATTTACAATTACACCAACAGCAGATACAACAGTAGAACCAGATGAAACTATCACGATAAATCAAAACAATTTAACAGGTACAACTTTAGGAGTTGTAATTACAGATACTGCTACAGTTACTATTACTAATGATGATAATTCTCCTGCAGTAATAGGAGGTGTTAGTACTGGATTAGTAACAGAAGATTCAGGTTTAACGATAAATAAAGCATTAACAATTACTGATGTAGATACAGGAGAAGATAGTTTTAAAACAACACCAAAAGTAAATGCAATTTACGGTACATTTACAATAGATGCTAAAGGTAATTGGTCTTACAATTTAGATGATACCAATACAACAATAGATGCTTTAAATACTGGCGATACAAAAGAAGATAAGATTACTGTTGAATCTTTAGATGGCACTCAACAAATAATAACCATTACTATAAATGGTATAGATGATATTACTATACCAATTGTTTTTGCAGGTAATGTTTCTGATATCATTACAACAAGTGCAAAATTAAAAGGAATTATAATTTCTAATGGAGGAAGCCCAATAATAGAAAGAGGGTTTATTTATTATAAAACGTCAGATAGTTCTAACCCTATAAGAAAAACTTCTAATGCAACTAGCAATCCTTTTGAAGAAACAATAGATAATTTAGACCCTCATACAGCATATACTTTTAAAGTTTTTGCTAAAAATGTAAAAGGAACCACAGAAAGTGCAGTAGAAACTTTTACAACCTTAAACACCCCACCAGCCTTTACATCTACACCTATATTAAAAGTTAGTCCAGGAGAAACCTATACCTATCCAATAACTACAGAAGATGCAGATGGCGATGCTGTAGAAGTTACCTCACAACCCTTACCAAGTTGGTTAACTTTATCTGGAAATGGTATAAAAGGTGATGTTACTACTCTTGCAGGTTCTACGCGTGATTTTGCAGATGCTAATGGAACTTCAGCTAAATTTAGTGGTCCTAATGGAGTAGTAATTGATGCAGCTGGTACTATATATGTAGCTGATACTAGTAATCATAGAATCCGAAAGATAAGCCCTAGTGGAGAAGTAACAACCTTGGCAGGTTCTTCACGTGGATTTGCAGATGGTACTGGAACTTCAGCTCAATTTGATACTCCTAGAGAAGTAGCAATTGATCCAGCTGGTACTATTTATGTAGCAGATGCTGGTAATCATAGAATCCGAAAGATAAGCCCTAGTGGAGAAGTAACTACCTTAGCAGGTTCTTCACTTGGTTTTGCAGATGGTAATGGTGCTACAGCTAAATTTTATTCTCCTTACGGAGTAGCAGTTGATGCAGCTGGTACTGTATATGTAGCTGATCGTAATAATTATAGAATTCGAAAGATAAGCCCTAGTGGAGAAGTAACTACCTTAGCTGGTTCTACAAAAGGTTTTGCAGATGGTAATGGAACTTCAGCTCAATTTTATTTACCTCGAAGTGTAGCAGTTGATGCAGCTGGTACTATATATGTAGCAGATACTGAGAATCATAGAATTCGAAAGATAAGCCCTAGTGGAGAAGTAACTACTTTTGCAGGTTCTACACGAGGTTTTGCAGATGCTAATGGAACTTCAGCTCAATTTAGATATCCTTATGGAGTAGCAGTTGATGCAGCTGGTACTATATATGTAGCAGATAATGAGAATCATAGAATTCGAAAGATAAGCCCTAGTGGAGAAGTAACTACCTTAGCTGGTTCTACACAAGGTTTTGCAGATGCAAATGGAGCTTCAGCTCAATTTAGATTTCCTATAGGAGTAGCAGTTGATGCAGCGGGTACTATATATGTAGCCGATACTAATAATCATAGAATACGTAAAATTTCTGGAGGTACAGTTTTAACAGGTACAGCACCCAATGAAATAGGTACACATACTATTATCTTAACAGCAAATGATGATAATGGTGGCGTAACTAAACAAGAGTTTACTATTAAAGTAAACACCCCACCAGCCTTTACATCTACACCTATATTAAAAGTTAGTCCAGGAGAAACCTATAGTTACCCTATAACTACTGAAGATTTAGACGGAGATGATGTAACGGTAACAGCAACTACAAAACCAGAATGGTTAACAATTATAGGCAGTAGTGTTGCAGGGGAAGTAACTACCTTAGCAGGTTCTTCACTTGGTTTTGCAGAAGGTAATGGTGCTACAGCTAAATTTTATAATCCTTTAGGAGTAGTAGTTGATGCAGCTGGTACTGTATATGTAGCAGATACTAACAATCATAGAATCCGAAAGATAAGCCCAAGTGGAGAAGTAACTACCTTAGCAGGTTCTACATCTGGTTTTGCAGATGGTAATGGAGCTTCAGCTCAATTTAATTTTCCTAGAGGAGTAGCAATTGATGCAGCTGGTACTATATATGTAGCAGATGAATTTAATCATAGAATCCGAAAGATAAGCCCAAGTGGAGAAGTAACTACCTTAGCAGGTTCTACAGCTGGTTTTGCAGATGGTAATGGAGCTTCAGCTCAATTTAATTCTCCTTACGGAGTAGCAGTTGATGCAGCTGGTACTGTATATGTAGCAGATACTAACAATCATAGAATCCGAAAGATAAGCCCAAGTGGAGAAGTAACTACCTTAGCAGGTTCTACATCTGGTTTTGCAGATGGTAATGGAGCTTCAGCTCAATTTAATTTTCCTTTAGGAGTAGCAGTTAATGCAGCTGGTACTATATATGTAGCAGATGAATTTAATCATAGAATCCGAAAGATAAGCCCAAGTGGAGAAGTAACTACCTTAGCAGGTTCTACATCTGGTTTTGCAGATGGTAATGGAGCTTCAGCTCAATTTTATTCTCCTAGAGGAGTAGCAATTGATGCAGTTGGTACTTTATATGTTGCAGATACTTTTAATCAAAGAATCCGAAAGATAAGCCCAAGTGGAGAAGTAACTACCTTAGCAGGTTCTACAAAAGGTTTTGCAGATGGTAATGGAACTTCAGCTCAATTTAATGATCCTAGAGGAGTAGCAATTGATGCAGCGGGTACTATATATGTAGCAGATACTCGTAATGAAAGAATACGTAAAATTTCTGGTGGTGCTACAATTTTAAAAGGTACTGCACCCAATGAAGCAGGTACACATACTCTTGTCTTAACAGCAGATGATGATAAAGGTGGCGTAACTAAACAAGAGTTTACTATTATGGTAGAAGAGAACACTACTAGTGTGTTAGACCATACTAATACTAAAATAAAACTTTATCCTAATCCAGTTATTACAAGTATAAATATTAGTGCAAGAGAAACTATTCAAAAAGTTTTTATTTATAATGTTTTAGGTAAGGAAATTAAAAGGTTTATTATTAAAAGTATGAGTAAAAAAATAGATATTTCAGATTTAAACCCTGGTATGTATTTAATAAAATATGTTGTAGATGGAAAAATAGGAGTTTCTAGGTTTGTAAAACAGTAG
- a CDS encoding aminotransferase class IV, translated as MLNFNGELIAPDTFKVTSENRAFKYGDSIFETIKVQNNKVVFFEDHYFRLMASMRMLRMKIPMEFTLEFLEQEILKTVAIQENSTSFRVRLTVFRKDGGLYTPKTNDIDYLIEVKENTYQTKSVYRLDLFKDFYNYSGLLSTIKTNNRILNTVASVFADENDLDNCVLLNERKGVVEVTNGNIFVIKDTIIKTPALTEGCIKGVVRKKIIETLEKHPEYTVEETVISPFEIQKADEVFITNAIVGIQPVTHYRKKSFKTEIGEKLQKNLQVLQFSS; from the coding sequence ATGTTAAATTTTAATGGAGAATTAATAGCTCCAGATACTTTTAAAGTAACATCCGAAAACAGAGCTTTTAAATATGGCGACTCCATTTTTGAAACCATAAAAGTTCAAAACAACAAAGTAGTTTTTTTTGAAGATCATTATTTTAGATTAATGGCTTCTATGCGTATGTTACGTATGAAAATTCCTATGGAATTTACCTTAGAATTTTTAGAACAAGAAATTTTAAAAACTGTTGCTATTCAAGAAAATTCTACATCTTTTAGAGTTCGATTAACCGTTTTTAGAAAAGATGGTGGTTTATATACTCCAAAAACGAATGATATTGATTATTTGATTGAAGTAAAAGAAAATACCTATCAAACAAAAAGTGTCTATAGATTAGATTTATTTAAAGACTTCTATAATTATTCTGGCTTATTATCTACCATTAAAACAAACAATAGAATTTTAAATACGGTAGCAAGTGTTTTTGCAGACGAAAATGATCTTGATAATTGTGTATTGTTAAACGAAAGAAAAGGTGTTGTTGAGGTTACAAATGGGAACATTTTTGTTATTAAAGACACAATTATAAAAACCCCAGCTTTAACAGAAGGTTGTATAAAAGGTGTGGTAAGGAAAAAAATTATTGAAACCTTAGAAAAACATCCAGAATATACAGTAGAGGAAACTGTAATTTCACCATTTGAGATCCAGAAAGCAGATGAGGTTTTTATCACCAATGCAATAGTTGGTATCCAACCTGTAACACATTATAGAAAGAAAAGTTTTAAAACTGAAATAGGAGAGAAGTTGCAAAAAAATCTACAGGTTTTACAATTTTCTAGTTAA